The proteins below are encoded in one region of Paraburkholderia phenazinium:
- the uvrA gene encoding excinuclease ABC subunit UvrA: MEQIRIRGARTHNLKNVSLDLPRHKLIVITGLSGSGKSSLAFDTLYAEGQRRYVESLSAYARQFLQLMEKPDVDLIEGLSPAISIEQKATSHNPRSTVGTVTEIHDYLRLLFARVGTPYCPDHEIPLQAQSVSQMVDAALALPEDTKLMILAPVVANRKGEHVELFEEMQAQGFIRFRVRSGGGTANEEVAKIYEVDSLPKLKKNDKHTIDVVVDRLKVRADMKQRLAESFETALRLADGRAIALEMDTDKEHLFSSKFACPICSYSLQELEPRLFSFNNPMGACPECDGLGQITFFDPKRVVAHPSLSLAAGAVKGWDRRNQFYFQMLQSLAAFYEFDIDEAFEDLPEKVRKILLFGSGKQTIPFSYINERGRASIREHVFEGIIPNLERRYRETDSVAVREELAKYQNNQACPACEGTRLRREARFVRIGADGDARGIFEISGWPLRDALGYFQTLRLEGSKREIADKVVKEIVARLMFLNNVGLDYLSLERSAETLSGGEAQRIRLASQIGSGLTGVMYVLDEPSIGLHQRDNDRLISTLKHLRDLGNSVIVVEHDEDMIRMADYVVDMGPGAGEHGGMIISEGTPDEVQADAASITGQYLSGARTIDYPDERREPDERRLRIVEAYGNNLRHVTLDLPVGLLTCITGVSGSGKSTLINDTLYHAVSHHLYGSSAEPAPYESIEGLEHFDKVINVDQSPIGRTPRSNPATYTGLFTPIRELFAGVPASKERGYDPGRFSFNVKGGRCESCQGDGVLKVEMHFLPDVYVPCDVCHGKRYNRETLDVQYKGKNISEVLELTVENAYEFFKAVPVVARKLKTLLDVGLGYIRLGQSATTLSGGEAQRVKLSLELSKRDTGRTLYILDEPTTGLHFHDIALLLEVIHRLRDQGNTVVIIEHNLDVIKTADWVIDLGPEGGAGGGQIIAQGTPEQVAKSKASFTGRYLAPLLKRDAAKK, encoded by the coding sequence GTGGAACAAATCCGTATCCGTGGGGCTCGCACCCACAACCTGAAGAACGTCAGTCTCGACCTGCCACGTCACAAGCTCATCGTGATTACCGGCCTGTCGGGCTCGGGAAAATCGTCGCTTGCGTTCGACACGCTCTATGCGGAAGGACAGCGGCGCTACGTCGAAAGTCTCTCCGCCTACGCACGGCAATTTTTGCAGCTGATGGAAAAGCCTGACGTCGACCTGATCGAAGGTCTGTCGCCGGCCATTTCGATCGAGCAGAAGGCTACGTCGCACAATCCGCGTTCCACGGTCGGCACCGTCACCGAAATTCACGACTACCTGCGTCTGCTGTTCGCGCGAGTCGGCACGCCGTATTGTCCGGATCACGAGATTCCGCTGCAGGCGCAAAGCGTCTCGCAGATGGTCGATGCAGCACTCGCGCTGCCGGAAGACACCAAGCTGATGATCCTGGCTCCGGTGGTGGCGAACCGCAAGGGCGAACACGTCGAGCTGTTCGAGGAAATGCAGGCGCAGGGCTTTATCCGCTTTCGCGTGCGTTCGGGCGGCGGCACGGCCAATGAGGAAGTCGCGAAGATCTATGAAGTGGACTCGCTGCCCAAGCTGAAGAAGAACGACAAGCATACGATCGACGTCGTCGTCGACCGTCTGAAAGTGCGCGCAGACATGAAGCAGCGCCTCGCGGAATCGTTCGAAACGGCGCTACGTCTCGCCGACGGCCGCGCCATCGCGCTCGAAATGGACACCGACAAGGAGCATCTGTTCAGCTCCAAGTTCGCCTGCCCGATCTGCTCGTATTCGCTGCAGGAACTCGAGCCGCGTCTCTTCTCGTTCAACAACCCGATGGGCGCGTGTCCGGAGTGCGACGGCCTCGGCCAGATCACTTTCTTCGATCCGAAGCGGGTGGTCGCGCATCCGTCGCTGTCGCTCGCGGCGGGTGCCGTGAAGGGCTGGGACCGGCGCAATCAGTTTTACTTCCAGATGCTGCAAAGCCTCGCCGCGTTCTACGAGTTCGATATCGACGAAGCCTTCGAAGATCTGCCGGAAAAGGTTCGCAAGATCCTGCTGTTCGGCTCGGGCAAGCAGACCATTCCGTTCTCGTACATCAACGAACGCGGCCGTGCGTCGATTCGCGAGCATGTATTCGAAGGGATCATCCCTAACCTCGAACGCCGTTACCGTGAGACCGATTCGGTCGCCGTGCGCGAAGAACTCGCCAAGTACCAGAACAACCAGGCCTGCCCCGCCTGCGAAGGCACCCGCTTGCGCCGTGAGGCGCGCTTTGTGCGCATCGGCGCGGACGGCGACGCGCGCGGCATCTTCGAAATCAGCGGCTGGCCGTTGCGCGATGCGCTCGGCTATTTCCAGACGCTGCGCCTAGAAGGTTCAAAGCGCGAGATTGCCGACAAGGTGGTCAAGGAAATCGTCGCACGGTTAATGTTCCTGAATAACGTGGGGCTCGACTATCTGTCGCTGGAGCGCAGCGCGGAAACGCTTTCGGGCGGCGAAGCGCAGCGCATCCGGCTCGCCTCGCAGATCGGCTCTGGCCTGACTGGCGTCATGTACGTGCTGGACGAGCCGTCCATCGGCCTGCATCAGCGCGACAATGACCGTCTGATCTCGACGCTGAAGCATCTGCGCGATCTCGGCAACTCGGTAATCGTCGTGGAGCACGATGAGGACATGATCCGCATGGCCGACTACGTGGTCGACATGGGACCGGGCGCCGGCGAACACGGCGGCATGATCATTTCTGAAGGCACGCCCGATGAGGTGCAGGCGGACGCTGCATCGATCACGGGTCAGTATCTGTCCGGCGCGCGCACCATCGACTATCCGGACGAGCGCAGGGAGCCGGACGAGCGGCGTCTGCGCATCGTCGAGGCTTACGGCAACAACCTGCGGCACGTGACGCTCGACCTGCCGGTGGGTCTCCTGACCTGCATCACCGGCGTCTCCGGCTCGGGCAAGTCCACGCTGATCAACGACACGCTGTACCACGCGGTCTCGCATCACCTGTACGGCTCATCGGCCGAACCGGCACCGTACGAATCGATTGAAGGTCTCGAACACTTCGACAAGGTCATCAACGTCGATCAGTCGCCGATCGGCCGCACGCCGCGCTCGAATCCGGCCACCTATACTGGCCTCTTCACGCCGATCCGCGAGTTGTTCGCGGGCGTACCGGCTTCGAAGGAACGCGGCTACGATCCGGGCCGCTTCTCATTCAACGTCAAGGGCGGCCGTTGCGAGTCCTGCCAGGGCGACGGCGTGCTGAAGGTGGAAATGCACTTTCTGCCCGACGTCTACGTGCCGTGCGACGTGTGTCACGGCAAGCGCTACAACCGCGAAACGCTCGATGTGCAGTACAAAGGCAAAAACATCAGCGAAGTGCTGGAACTGACGGTTGAAAACGCCTACGAGTTTTTCAAGGCCGTTCCGGTGGTGGCGCGCAAGCTGAAAACGTTGCTGGACGTGGGTCTTGGGTACATTCGCCTGGGGCAGTCGGCCACTACGCTGTCGGGGGGTGAAGCTCAGCGTGTCAAACTTTCGCTGGAACTGAGCAAGCGCGACACCGGTCGCACTCTATACATCCTCGACGAGCCGACGACCGGTTTGCACTTCCACGATATTGCTCTGTTGCTCGAAGTAATTCACCGTTTGCGAGACCAGGGTAATACCGTGGTGATCATCGAGCATAATCTCGATGTAATCAAAACTGCGGACTGGGTCATCGATCTCGGTCCGGAAGGCGGTGCCGGCGGCGGTCAGATCATCGCTCAAGGCACGCCGGAGCAGGTGGCGAAGTCGAAGGCAAGTTTTACCGGTCGATATCTGGCGCCGCTGCTCAAACGCGACGCCGCCAAAAAATGA
- a CDS encoding AI-2E family transporter — MTKRNEAPEEGQVQDLRPRPVRLTSDMSLPRLSAVEIGSYLLMLVGMIAVLNLRLLGALLAGLLVFQLIQTIAPRIEKHMSSQRARWLSVVILATVIVGVLTGIVIGIIDHFEGDVPSVQMLLNQAMQLIDEARGRIPQFVANYLPVDADQMKARATELMHTHAGMLQQGGKNAARVFTHILIGMIIGAIIAVGAQKPIQRLPLSTAFVTRVMRFADAFRRIVFAQVKISAINSVFTGIFLLVILPIFHDRLPLSKTLVLVTFIVGLLPVIGNLISNTIIVAVALSVSFPAAVMSLVFLILIHKLEYFLNARIVGGQIEARTWELLVAMLVMEAAFGLQGVIAAPIFYAYIKRELIYLRMV, encoded by the coding sequence ATGACCAAGCGTAACGAGGCGCCCGAAGAAGGGCAGGTGCAGGATCTGCGCCCACGCCCGGTCAGGCTGACGAGCGACATGAGCCTGCCCAGACTGTCCGCCGTCGAGATCGGCAGTTACCTGCTAATGCTGGTCGGCATGATCGCAGTCCTGAATCTGCGGCTGCTCGGCGCGTTGCTGGCCGGGCTGCTCGTGTTTCAGCTCATTCAGACAATCGCGCCGCGTATCGAAAAGCACATGTCCAGCCAGCGCGCGCGCTGGCTTTCGGTCGTGATCCTGGCCACGGTGATCGTCGGCGTGCTGACGGGCATCGTAATCGGCATCATCGACCACTTCGAAGGCGACGTGCCGAGCGTGCAGATGCTGCTCAACCAGGCCATGCAGCTGATTGACGAGGCGCGCGGGCGGATTCCGCAGTTCGTCGCCAACTATCTGCCTGTCGACGCCGATCAGATGAAAGCACGCGCCACCGAATTGATGCATACCCATGCCGGCATGCTGCAACAAGGCGGCAAGAACGCGGCGCGGGTTTTCACGCATATCCTGATCGGCATGATCATCGGCGCGATCATCGCGGTCGGGGCGCAGAAACCGATTCAGCGGCTGCCGCTGTCCACCGCGTTCGTCACTCGCGTGATGCGGTTTGCGGACGCCTTCCGTCGCATCGTGTTCGCGCAGGTGAAGATTTCAGCGATCAACTCCGTGTTCACCGGCATCTTCCTGCTGGTGATCCTGCCGATCTTCCACGACCGGCTACCGCTCTCCAAGACGCTGGTGCTCGTCACGTTTATCGTTGGCTTGCTGCCGGTGATCGGCAATCTGATCTCGAACACCATCATTGTCGCAGTCGCGCTCTCCGTGAGCTTTCCGGCCGCGGTCATGTCGCTCGTGTTCCTGATCCTGATCCACAAGCTCGAATACTTCCTGAATGCGCGGATCGTCGGCGGCCAGATCGAAGCGCGCACGTGGGAACTGCTGGTGGCGATGCTGGTAATGGAAGCGGCTTTCGGCCTCCAGGGCGTGATTGCCGCGCCTATCTTTTATGCGTATATCAAGCGGGAGCTGATTTATCTGCGGATGGTTTGA
- a CDS encoding monovalent cation:proton antiporter family protein, translating into MISPLEMTLFLLLASVAGVVVFRFLNLPPMLGYLTVGIVVGPHAFGIVPDSQGAQNLAEFGVVFLMFSIGLEFSLAKLRSMRRLVFGLGLLQVIGTVAVAVALGFVLERWVHITWQGSVALGGALAMSSTAIVSKMLAERLEIETEHGRNIFGVLLFQDLAVVPLLIVISALGGDSRTLMTALGLAAVKIVVALSLLLIVGQKFMTRWFNVVARRRSQELFILNLLLVTLGAAFITDKFGLSLALGAFIAGMLIAETPYRHQVEEDIKPFRDVLLGLFFVTTGMLLNPMVIWKHPFIVLAFLLGPLLLKLIMITALSRLFGATPGVAMRTGIGLAQAGEFGFVLLNLILDKHLVDATLLQAILAAMLLSMLAAPFLIQNADRIVLRLSSTEWMMQSLQMTRIATQSLKQSGHTIICGYGRAGQNLARMLEHEGLSYVALDLDPDRVAAAAAAGESVVFGDAGRRESLLAAGIHRAAAVAITYANTPSALRVLHNIHELEPTLPVIVRTVDDADLEKLLAAGATEVIPEIVEGSLMLASHTLVLMGVPMRRVVRRVEEMRDERYSLLRGYFHGADDVGDDDSHEQVRLQSVPVDENSDAVGRTLAEVGLVDMGVEVTAIRRHGIRGVEPDPSTKLRASDIVVLRGLPEALAEAEERLSRHRRAA; encoded by the coding sequence ATGATTTCCCCGCTCGAAATGACGCTGTTCCTGCTGCTGGCATCAGTGGCGGGCGTCGTCGTTTTCCGTTTCCTGAACCTGCCGCCCATGCTCGGCTATCTGACGGTGGGGATCGTCGTCGGGCCGCATGCGTTCGGTATCGTTCCGGATTCGCAAGGCGCGCAGAACCTGGCCGAGTTTGGCGTGGTGTTCCTGATGTTTTCTATCGGGCTGGAGTTTTCGCTCGCCAAGCTGCGTTCGATGCGCCGGCTGGTGTTTGGGCTCGGCCTGCTGCAGGTGATCGGCACGGTCGCGGTGGCCGTCGCGCTCGGCTTCGTGCTGGAGCGCTGGGTGCATATCACGTGGCAGGGCAGCGTGGCGCTGGGCGGGGCGCTCGCCATGTCGTCCACGGCGATCGTCAGCAAGATGCTGGCGGAACGGCTCGAGATCGAGACCGAGCACGGCCGCAATATCTTCGGTGTGCTGCTGTTCCAGGATCTGGCGGTGGTGCCGCTGCTGATTGTCATCTCGGCGCTCGGCGGCGATTCGAGAACCCTGATGACCGCGCTCGGGCTCGCAGCGGTGAAGATTGTCGTTGCGTTGTCCTTGCTGCTGATCGTCGGGCAGAAGTTCATGACGCGCTGGTTCAACGTGGTGGCGCGGCGCAGGTCGCAGGAGCTGTTCATCCTGAACCTGCTGCTCGTGACGCTTGGGGCGGCGTTTATCACGGACAAGTTCGGCCTTTCGCTCGCATTGGGCGCGTTCATCGCCGGCATGCTGATCGCCGAGACGCCTTACCGGCATCAGGTGGAAGAAGACATCAAGCCGTTTCGCGACGTGCTGCTTGGGCTTTTCTTCGTCACCACCGGTATGCTGCTCAACCCGATGGTGATCTGGAAGCATCCGTTCATCGTGCTGGCCTTTCTGCTCGGGCCGTTGCTGCTGAAGCTGATCATGATTACCGCGTTGTCGCGGTTGTTCGGCGCGACACCGGGCGTGGCGATGCGCACCGGCATCGGCCTCGCCCAGGCCGGCGAGTTCGGCTTCGTGCTGCTGAACCTGATTCTCGATAAACACCTGGTCGACGCGACGTTGCTGCAGGCGATTCTCGCCGCGATGCTGCTGTCGATGCTGGCAGCGCCGTTTCTGATCCAGAACGCGGACCGCATCGTGCTTCGGCTGTCGTCGACTGAATGGATGATGCAGTCTTTGCAGATGACGCGCATCGCTACGCAAAGCCTGAAACAAAGCGGCCATACGATCATCTGCGGATACGGCCGGGCGGGGCAGAACCTCGCGCGCATGCTCGAACACGAAGGCCTGTCCTACGTCGCGCTCGACCTCGACCCGGACCGGGTCGCGGCGGCTGCGGCGGCCGGCGAATCGGTGGTGTTCGGCGATGCGGGGCGGCGCGAATCGCTGCTGGCTGCGGGTATCCATCGCGCGGCTGCGGTGGCGATCACCTACGCCAATACGCCGTCTGCGCTGCGGGTGCTGCACAACATCCACGAACTCGAGCCGACGCTGCCGGTCATCGTGCGCACGGTGGATGACGCCGACCTCGAGAAGCTGCTCGCCGCCGGGGCCACCGAAGTGATTCCGGAGATTGTCGAAGGCAGCCTGATGCTGGCGTCGCACACGCTCGTGCTGATGGGCGTGCCGATGCGGCGAGTGGTGCGGCGTGTCGAGGAGATGCGCGACGAGCGCTATAGTCTGCTGCGCGGCTATTTCCACGGCGCCGACGACGTGGGCGACGACGACAGTCACGAGCAGGTGCGACTACAATCGGTGCCGGTCGACGAGAACTCGGACGCCGTGGGCCGCACGCTCGCGGAAGTGGGGCTGGTCGACATGGGCGTCGAAGTGACGGCGATCCGCCGCCATGGCATTCGCGGCGTGGAGCCCGATCCGTCCACCAAGCTGCGTGCGAGCGACATCGTCGTGTTGCGCGGCTTGCCCGAAGCGCTGGCCGAAGCCGAAGAACGGCTGTCGCGGCATCGCCGGGCGGCGTGA
- a CDS encoding adenine phosphoribosyltransferase codes for MSNALASAPLDAAAFVKSQIRTVSDWPQAGVQFRDITPLLQHPKTFRVLIDLFVQRYIDAKLDYIAGLDARGFIIGPVLAYELNVGFIPIRKAGKLPYKTESESYELEYGTATVEIHADACGQGDRVLIVDDLIATGGTMMAGKKLLERLGAVVIEGAAIIDLPDLGGAALLRSAGLPLFTVTEFGGH; via the coding sequence ATGTCCAACGCGCTTGCGAGCGCCCCGCTCGACGCGGCTGCGTTCGTCAAAAGCCAGATTCGCACCGTGTCCGACTGGCCGCAGGCCGGCGTGCAGTTTCGCGATATCACGCCGCTGCTGCAGCATCCTAAGACCTTTCGCGTACTGATCGACCTGTTCGTCCAGCGCTATATTGACGCGAAGCTCGACTACATCGCGGGCCTCGACGCGCGCGGTTTCATCATCGGGCCGGTGCTGGCGTACGAGTTGAATGTGGGCTTCATTCCGATTCGCAAGGCCGGCAAGCTGCCGTACAAGACGGAGTCCGAGTCGTACGAGCTCGAATACGGGACGGCGACCGTCGAGATTCATGCGGACGCCTGCGGACAGGGTGACCGCGTTCTGATCGTCGACGATCTGATTGCGACTGGCGGCACCATGATGGCCGGCAAGAAGCTGCTGGAGCGGCTCGGCGCGGTGGTGATCGAAGGCGCGGCGATCATCGATCTGCCGGACCTGGGCGGGGCCGCGCTGTTGCGCTCGGCGGGGTTGCCGCTGTTTACGGTCACTGAGTTTGGCGGTCACTGA
- a CDS encoding LysE family translocator — translation MPNFLLFLATSMAITFAPGPDNLQVLARGISQGRAAGLVAALGFAAGITFHTTLATLGVAALLRSSPMAFQAIKYAGAAYLIWIGIKALRSQGLATAHERPAQPLWSVFRQSVFGNMMNPKVTLFFLVFLPQFIEPHGVQSVPVQMLELGLVFMLQTVVVFSLFGVCAGMIGSWLKRRPRVGVWLDRLAGATFIAIGIRVALRD, via the coding sequence ATGCCGAATTTTTTGCTGTTCCTCGCCACCTCGATGGCGATCACCTTCGCCCCCGGCCCCGACAACCTGCAAGTACTTGCGCGCGGCATCTCGCAGGGACGTGCCGCCGGGCTGGTCGCCGCGCTCGGTTTTGCGGCCGGCATCACGTTCCACACGACGCTCGCCACGCTCGGCGTAGCCGCGTTGCTGCGTTCCTCGCCGATGGCATTTCAGGCCATCAAGTACGCGGGCGCTGCCTACCTGATCTGGATCGGCATCAAGGCGCTGCGCAGCCAGGGGCTTGCGACGGCTCATGAGCGTCCGGCGCAGCCGCTGTGGTCGGTGTTTCGCCAAAGCGTGTTCGGCAACATGATGAACCCGAAGGTGACGCTGTTTTTCCTGGTGTTCCTACCGCAGTTCATCGAGCCGCATGGCGTGCAGAGCGTGCCGGTGCAGATGCTCGAACTGGGTCTGGTGTTCATGCTGCAGACAGTGGTCGTGTTTTCGCTTTTCGGCGTGTGCGCCGGGATGATCGGCAGCTGGTTGAAGCGTCGTCCGCGCGTCGGCGTGTGGCTCGACCGTCTCGCTGGGGCGACCTTTATCGCAATCGGCATTCGCGTGGCGCTGCGCGACTAG
- a CDS encoding NUDIX hydrolase — MTLPCITKARRFDAQAHRPFLMEGQQVGWIRATDVPLLARWPDVFDVDAAGVTLSSRYSSLDMRSAALGAVIGALAADGRIPGWRDETYAIRNHFDAQPLAYIERAASRFFGTMTYAVHLNGVVEYADGAPQLWIARRSDTKATDPGMLDNVVAGGIGWGFGVEATIVKECWEEAGIPEAIAARATAGRTVHVLQSLPEGTQAEQIFVYDLALPADFTPRNQDGEVGEHRLARIDEVARWIEEDAMTVDASLATLDCLLRRRWIDAEDCAGIEALFVPPAAA; from the coding sequence ATGACCTTGCCCTGTATCACCAAAGCGCGCCGGTTCGATGCGCAGGCGCATCGGCCGTTCTTGATGGAAGGCCAGCAGGTCGGCTGGATCCGCGCAACGGATGTGCCGTTGCTGGCCCGCTGGCCGGATGTTTTCGATGTCGACGCGGCGGGCGTGACGTTATCGTCGCGCTACTCCAGCCTCGATATGCGTAGCGCCGCACTGGGGGCTGTAATCGGCGCGCTCGCCGCGGATGGCAGGATTCCAGGCTGGCGCGATGAAACTTACGCGATCCGCAACCACTTCGACGCGCAGCCGCTTGCGTATATCGAGCGCGCGGCGTCGCGCTTTTTCGGCACGATGACCTACGCGGTGCATCTGAACGGCGTCGTAGAATACGCGGATGGCGCGCCGCAACTGTGGATCGCGCGCCGCAGCGACACCAAGGCGACCGATCCGGGCATGCTGGATAACGTGGTCGCAGGCGGGATAGGCTGGGGCTTCGGCGTGGAGGCGACGATTGTCAAGGAGTGCTGGGAAGAAGCCGGCATCCCCGAAGCGATCGCTGCGCGCGCCACGGCAGGGCGCACAGTGCATGTACTGCAATCGCTGCCGGAGGGTACCCAGGCCGAGCAGATCTTCGTCTACGACCTGGCGTTGCCCGCGGATTTCACGCCGCGCAATCAGGACGGCGAAGTGGGCGAACACCGGCTGGCGCGCATCGATGAGGTTGCGCGCTGGATCGAGGAAGACGCGATGACCGTGGATGCCAGCCTCGCTACGCTCGACTGCCTGCTGCGCCGCCGCTGGATAGACGCTGAGGACTGCGCGGGGATCGAAGCGCTGTTCGTGCCGCCGGCCGCTGCATAA
- the kdsD gene encoding arabinose 5-phosphate isomerase KdsD, translating to MIAKINGDRALARARNVLDIEADAVRALRDQLDDGFVEAIDFILSCRGRVVVSGIGKSGHVARKLAATFASTGTPAFFVHPAEASHGDLGMVTADDVFVAMSNSGESEELMAILPIIKRLGSRLIAITGKPGSSLAKLADVHLNAGVAKEACPMNLAPTASTTAALALGDALAVAVLEERGFGPDDFARSHPGGALGRRLLTYVRDVMRTGDQVPKVMPESTVRDALFQLTAKRMGMTAIVDENQRVKGIFTDGDLRRVLERSGDFRDLPIASVMTPGPRTIGPDQLAIEAVELMERHRINQMLVIDEAGKLIGALNMHDLFSKKVI from the coding sequence ATGATAGCGAAAATCAATGGCGACCGGGCACTCGCTCGCGCTCGCAACGTGCTCGACATCGAAGCGGACGCCGTGCGCGCGCTTCGCGATCAACTCGACGATGGCTTCGTCGAGGCGATCGACTTCATCCTTAGCTGCCGCGGGCGCGTGGTCGTCTCCGGCATCGGCAAATCTGGTCACGTGGCCCGCAAGCTGGCGGCAACCTTCGCCAGCACCGGCACGCCCGCCTTCTTCGTACACCCGGCCGAGGCCAGCCATGGCGACCTTGGGATGGTCACGGCCGACGACGTGTTCGTCGCCATGTCCAATTCCGGCGAGTCCGAAGAGCTGATGGCGATCCTGCCGATCATCAAGCGGCTCGGCTCCCGGCTGATCGCGATCACCGGCAAGCCGGGCTCGAGCCTCGCCAAACTGGCCGACGTGCATCTGAATGCGGGGGTCGCCAAGGAAGCTTGTCCGATGAATCTCGCGCCCACTGCCAGCACCACGGCCGCGCTCGCGCTCGGCGACGCGCTCGCGGTTGCCGTGCTGGAAGAACGCGGCTTCGGCCCAGACGACTTCGCCCGCTCGCATCCCGGCGGCGCATTAGGCCGGCGTCTGCTTACTTACGTACGCGACGTGATGCGCACCGGCGACCAGGTGCCGAAGGTGATGCCTGAGTCTACCGTACGCGACGCGTTGTTCCAGTTGACGGCCAAGCGCATGGGCATGACGGCGATCGTCGACGAAAACCAGCGCGTCAAAGGCATCTTCACCGACGGCGACCTGCGCCGCGTGCTCGAACGCAGTGGCGACTTCCGCGACCTGCCGATCGCCTCGGTGATGACACCTGGCCCGCGTACCATTGGCCCGGACCAACTGGCCATCGAAGCAGTGGAACTGATGGAGCGCCACCGGATCAATCAGATGCTGGTCATTGACGAAGCGGGCAAGCTCATCGGCGCGCTCAACATGCACGACCTGTTCTCCAAAAAGGTGATCTGA
- the purU gene encoding formyltetrahydrofolate deformylase gives MSTDHSFILKLSCADRPGIVHAVSGFLFERGSNILDSAQFGDSHTGEFFMRVHFQQVGGDPGLEALRTAFSTLADEFGMHWELHDATVKPRVVIMVSKIGHCLNDLLFRYRTGQLGIEIAAIISNHKDFYQLAASYDVPFHHFPLLASTPEGKAAQEARVLEVIDEHQADLVVLARYMQILSPKLCERLAGRAINIHHSFLPSFKGAKPYYQAFDRGVKLIGATAHYVTTDLDEGPIIEQEVERVDHSMTPDQLTAIGRDVECVTLARAVRWHVEHRIVLNGSKTVVFR, from the coding sequence ATGTCGACCGATCACAGCTTTATTCTCAAACTGTCGTGCGCCGACCGGCCCGGCATCGTGCATGCGGTGTCCGGCTTTCTGTTTGAGCGCGGCAGCAACATTCTCGACTCCGCGCAGTTCGGCGACAGCCACACCGGCGAGTTCTTCATGCGGGTGCATTTCCAGCAGGTAGGCGGCGATCCGGGTCTGGAAGCGCTGCGTACCGCGTTCAGCACGCTTGCCGACGAGTTCGGCATGCACTGGGAGCTGCACGATGCGACCGTGAAGCCGCGCGTCGTGATCATGGTATCGAAGATCGGTCATTGTCTGAACGACTTGCTGTTCCGCTACCGTACCGGCCAGCTCGGCATCGAGATTGCCGCGATCATCTCGAACCACAAGGACTTCTATCAACTCGCCGCGAGCTATGACGTTCCGTTCCACCACTTTCCGCTGCTGGCTTCGACGCCCGAGGGCAAGGCGGCTCAGGAAGCGCGGGTGCTCGAAGTGATCGACGAGCATCAGGCCGATCTGGTGGTGCTTGCCCGCTATATGCAGATTCTGTCGCCGAAGCTGTGCGAGCGGCTCGCGGGGCGCGCGATCAATATCCACCATTCGTTCCTGCCGAGCTTCAAGGGCGCGAAGCCGTATTACCAGGCATTCGACCGCGGCGTGAAGCTGATCGGCGCAACCGCGCACTATGTGACGACCGATCTCGACGAAGGTCCGATCATCGAACAGGAAGTGGAGCGCGTCGACCACAGCATGACGCCGGATCAGTTGACGGCGATTGGCCGCGACGTCGAATGCGTGACGCTGGCGCGGGCAGTGCGGTGGCACGTCGAACATCGTATCGTGCTGAATGGCAGCAAGACGGTGGTGTTCCGTTGA